The Procambarus clarkii isolate CNS0578487 chromosome 39, FALCON_Pclarkii_2.0, whole genome shotgun sequence genome window below encodes:
- the LOC138372593 gene encoding histidine-rich protein PFHRP-III-like, with the protein MTQHDTTQHNTTQHDTTQHNTAQHDTARHDTARHDTARHSTTRHNTTQHDTTQHNTARHDTARHDTARHSTAQHDTAQHDTAQHDTAQHDTAQLGTAQHGTAQHDTAQHGTT; encoded by the coding sequence ATGACACAGCACGACACGACACAGCACAACACGACACAGCACGACACGACACAGCACAACACGGCACAACACGACACAGCACGACACGACACAGCACGACACGACACAGCACGACACAGCACAACACGGCACAACACGACACAGCACGACACGACACAGCACAACACGGCACGACACGACACAGCACGACACGACACAGCACgacacagcacagcacaacacgACACAGCACAACACGACACAGCACAACACGACACAGCACAACACGACACAGCACAACTCGGCACAGCACAACACGGCACAGCACAACACGACACAGCACAACACGGCACAACATGA